Genomic segment of Oscillatoria sp. FACHB-1406:
CGATGGCGGCGAACTCAGTACCTCCGTCGAAGCTTACATGGCGCTGCGGTTGCTAGGCGTTCCCGCCTCAGATCCCGCCCTACTCAAAGCCAAGCAATTCATCCTCAGTAAAGGCGGTATCAGCAAAACGCGCATCTTCACCAAACTGCACCTCGCGCTAATCGGTTGCTACGACTGGCGCGGACTTCCCTCAATTCCCGCCGCGCTGATGCTGCTGCCCGATAACTTCCCCTTCACCATCTACGAAATGTCGAGTTGGGCGCGGGGCAGCACCGTTCCCCTAATTGTCGTCTTCGATAAAAAACCCGTTTACATCGTCGAGCCGGGAATTAACCTCAACGAACTCTATGCAGAAGGCATCCAAAATGTCAAGTACGAACTGCCGCGTCATAACGATTGGACAGACGCTTTCGTGTGGCTGGACGATGCCTTTAAATTCGCAGAAAGTAACAATTTGATGCCCTTGCGCCAGGAAGGATTGAAAGCGGCAGAAAAATGGGTTATCGAACGGCAGGAAGCGACGGGGGATTGGGGCGGAATTATCCCGGCGATGCTCAATTCCTTGCTAGCGTTACGCGCTCTCCATTACGATGTTAGCGATCCGATCGTCGATCGCGGCTTGAAAGCCGTCGATAACTTCGCCGTTGAAACCGAAGAGACGTACTGGATTCAGCCCTGCGTCTCGCCGGTGTGGGATACTGCCTTAGCGGTGCGCGCGCTAGTCGAATCGGGGATAGAACGCGATCGCGCTGAACTGGTACGCGCCGGACAATGGCTCCTCGATAAACAAATTTTAAACTACGGCGATTGGTCGGTCAAAAATAAAACCGGCACTCCCGGCGGCTGGGCGTTTGAATTTGAGAATCGCTTCTACCCTGACGTAGACGATACCGCCGTCGTCGTCATGGCGTTAGATGTCTTAAAAATGCCAAACGAACCCGTCAAACAAGCCGCAATGAAACGCGCCTTGCACTGGATTCTATCCATGCAATGTCGTTCCGGCGGTTGGGCTGCCTTCGATATCGATAATACCCAAGATTGGCTCAATGCCCTGCCCTACAGCGACTTAAAAGCAACCATCGATCCTCCCACCGCCGATGTCACCGCGCGGGTGCTGGAAATGTCCGGACGTTGCAACTTATCCCTCGGTTCTCAGTCCTTGCGTGATGCCCTCCTTTACCTCGCAGGCGAACAAGAAGCCGATGGCTCTTGGTTCGGACGTTGGGGTGTAAACTATATCTACGGTACGAGTGGAGCGCTGTCGGCTCTTTCGTTAATTGCTGCCGAATCCCACCAACGCGCGATCGAACGCGGTGCAGCGTGGCTAGTGCGCTGCCAAAATCCCGACGGCGGCTGGGGGGAAACCTGCGAAAGCTACAAAAACCCGTTTTTAAAAGGCAAGGGCGATAGTACCGCCTCCCAAACGGCTTGGGCGCTGACTGGATTAATGGCAGCAGTCGAGACAATGGAAAGTACAAACGCAGCAACCTCAACGGTAGGTGCAAGGGATGCCATCTCTCGCGGTATCGCCTACCTCCTCGAAACCCAGCAACCCGACGGCAGTTGGGACGAAGTTTACTTCACCGGAACCGGCTTTCCCTGTCATTTTTACCTTAAATATCACCTTTACTACCAGCACTTTCCGCTGACGGCGTTGGGACGATATCGCACGATGCAATCTGTAGGGGCATCATTGGTGTTAACTTAAGCCGAATGGCACTGACTTAAGGCTGGTGGGCGTTGCCCACCCTACGAAATATCAATAACGACGTTGTATACAACGTCTCTACGGCGATTTTTCAACTCTTGTTTCAGTGCCATTCAACTTAAGCCTAAGAGTAGGATCGGGCTGACCTGTTGAGAACGTTAGCCCGCTACGATATGATAAGAAATCCGGTTGAATGACCATAGTATGTTTATCGCCTCAGCCAGCAGGAAAGCCAATTTATAGTGGGGCTATTTATCCGGATTTCATATGACTCACTACTCGCTCAAATCTCAATTTCTCCTCTTTTCTACAGGGTCTCATTAAAGCTACGAAATTCTTAAAGATCGGGTAAGTCGCCCAGTTGCTGACGATAGCGCTCCAGTTCTCTCTGTAGTTGCTCGATTTGTTGTTCGGCAGATTCCGCTCGTTGTTCGGCAGATTCCGCTCGTTGTCGTTCTTGTTCGGTTTGTTGTTCGGCAGATTCCACCCGTTGCCGCACTATTTCTAATTCCTCTTCCGTGCTAGCGTAGCGATTTCCCTCTTCATCAAACCAATATAAAATCTCTCTTTCATATTCCCCATAATTGCGTACCCCTCGACCGATTCCTAGGTCAATTTCTGGCATCCATACCGGTTCTTGCACCTGCCAATGATATCTTCCATTTATTAATTTATACACTTCCAATTTTTGATGGCTCTCGCCTCCGAATTGCCGGGGATTATAGATAACGTAGTACAGCACTCCCAATTGGGCATAGAGCGCTTCTTTACTGCTGTATTCTCCTCCAGGGGTTTTGGAGACGATTTCGAGGGCAAGGATGGGCGCAACGTTGTTTTCTTCCCACATCACATAGCTGCTACGCGGTTCCCCACCTTTGCACCGCTCGACATTGAGGGCTAAGAATCCGTCTGGGATAATCGGGACTCTGACATTGTTGCCGGTGGTGTGGTAGATAGCCATATCTACGCCGAAAAACCAATCTTGGCGTTCTCCCCAAATATATTCAAGGAGAAACAAGAGAAAGTTGGGAATAAAGTTTTGTTCTTCGTTATCCACGGGGGTATCGTCCGAACAGGGGAGTTCGGCACTGCTAGGGAGTTTTTGAGTTTCCGATTTTAGCATTGGACTATCCCCCGACTTCTGGGTTTATCTTTGAGTTTAGCAGACAGATTTCAAGGTCAGACAAGGGAACTGACTGAAGCATAATTGATAGATTGGAACAGTTAACCAAATTGAGCGACGCTGAAAAATCATGGGGCGCAAACGTTGTTAATTGTCCACTGTTGAATGGCACTGACTTAAGGCTGGTGGGCGCTGCCCACCCTACTAGACTCAAGTATACCGTTGCAACTATAAGGAGAAAACTTAATGGCTGTTTTAAATTGCGTCAAACCGGGCGTTAAAAGCGGTCAAATTATCTTGGCAGTCGATTTGACGCTAGCGGGTGATGCGGATGACGTTCTCGCAGCAATAGAACGCTTGGGATACGAACCGGAAATTCGTCATATGAGCTATGCTTCTGGCATTCACGTTCTTGCTATTCTCAAAGACGAACAACATCAAGAAGTTGTAGACGATGATTATTTATTGGAAGAATGGTGGCAGGTGCGATCGCAAATTCCAGCGGATGCCGTTCATCTCTGGCGGGGGAGATAATTAACTCGCTTCGATTACCGATCCTGAAAACCCTGCCCTCACTGCTGGGTTTTTTGTCTTTTTCTTGTCGGGAATTTGGCCTCAAAAGTTAGGGATCGCGCTCCCCTCGATAACGCTTGGGGCGTATTGCGTTGAAAATTGTTTCTCCGACACAATCTGTCGCCGCGCGATCGCGTTACCATATTTATCCAAATTAATTTTCCTTACCCTCGCTCGAATAACTGCAATATGCACAACCCTCAACCCGCGACATCTGCCTTAACCCCTTTCCTCGGTCAGCCTTGGCTCGTCGAAGAACGAGACGCTTGTGGCGTGGGTTTCATTGCCACCACCGATGGAACCCGCAACCATCAACTGCTCGAAAATAGTCTCCGCGCATTAACCTGCATGGAACATCGCGGCGGTTGTAGCGCAGACCGCGATTCGGGCGACGGTTCGGGGTTGATGACGGCAATTCCTCACGCTCTTTTTCAATCTTGGTTCGCCGAACGCAATTTAACGCCTCCCGCCCCGGGTCAGTACGGCGTGGCAATGGTCTTTTTGCCTCAAGGGGATGCAGAAACCACAGAGGCAAAAACACATATTGAAGAAGTTGTCAAGGCTGAAAACATCGAAATTTTGGGCTGGCGACAAGTCCCCGTGCGTCCGGAAGTCTTAGGACAGCAAGCCCTAGACAACTTGCCCCATATCGAGCAATTATTCGTCACGGCGGCAGATTTACAAGGATCGGAATTAGACCGCGTTCTCTACATCGCGCGTTCTCGCGTCGGCAAAAAACTCGCCGACGACTTCTACATCTGCTCCTTCTCCTGCCGCACCATCGTTTACAAAGGCATGGTGCGCGCCGAAGTCTTGGGCGAATTCTATCTCGACCTCAAAAACCCCGCCTTTGAGAGCAACTTCTCCATCTATCACCGCCGTTTCAGCACCAATACAATGCCAAAATGGCCCCTCGCTCAACCAATGCGTTTATTGGGGCATAACGGCGAAATTAACACCCTTCTGGGCAATGTTAACTGGATGGCGGCGCGCGAAGCCAACCTTTCGATTCCCGGTTGGACGGAGACTGAAGTCGAAGCCCTAACCCCTATCGTCAACCTCAACAATAGCGATTCAGCGAACCTCGACAGTACGATGGAATTGTTGGTGCGCGCCGGTCGCAGCCCCCTGGAAGCGGCGATGGTTCTGGTGCCGGAAGCGTACCGCAATCAACCAGATCTCGAAAATCATCCCGAAGTTGCCGATTTCTATGAATATCACAGCAGTTTCCAAGAACCGTGGGACGGCCCCGCGCTGCTAGCCTTTAGCGATGGTAAAATTGTCGGCGCAGCCCTCGATCGCAACGGTTTGCGTCCCGCCCGCTACTGCATCCTTGAAAATAACTACGTTATCGTTGCCTCCGAAGCAGGCGTAGTCCCGATTGACGAGGCGAAAGTCCTTGAAAAAGGTCGCCTCGGCCCCGGACAAACCATTGCCGTCAACCTCGAAACCGGCGAATTGCTCAAAAACTGGGACATCAAGCAACAAATCGCCGCCCAAAAACCCTACGGACAATGGTTGCAACAACACCGCGCCGCCCTCGAATCGCAACCTTACGCGCAGCAACCCCAGTGGGAAACCCCCGCCCTGCTGCAACAGCAAACCGCTTTCGGTTATACCGCCGAAGATGTGGACGGTATAATCGTACCGATGGCTTCCCAAGGGAAAGAACCGACATTCTGTATGGGTGACGATATTCCCCTCGCCGTCCTCTCCGATAAACCTCGCCTGCTTTACGACTACTTCAAACAGCGTTTCGCCCAAGTCACCAACCCGCCCATCGACCCGCTGCGGGAAAGTTTAGTCATGTCGTTAAGTATGGTACTGGGCGCGCGCGGGAATTTACTCGATGGCAAGCCGGAAGATGCGCGATTGCTCAAACTGAAATCGCCCTTCCTCAACGAAGCGCAACTGGAAAGTTTAAAAACCCATCCTCAGTTTAAAGCTAGCGAACTCTCAACGTTATACCCGATCGCGGACGGGCCGGAAGGATTGCAAAGCGCGATCGCGCGGCTGTGTTCCGAGGCGGAGGCTGCGGTAAAATCGGGCAGCGAAATCTTAATCCTGAGCGATCGCTCAGGCGGCAGCGTCAGCGAAGATTTAACCTATATTCCCCCCCTCCTCGCCGTTGCCACCGTCCATCACTACCTCATCCGCAACGGATTGCGCCTGAAAACCGCCCTCGTCCTCGATACGGCACAATGCTGGAGTACCCATCACTTCGCTTGTGCAGTCGGTTACGGCGCTTCGGCAGTTTGTCCCTATCTAGCGCTAGAAGCAGTGCGCCACTGGCAAGCCGACGCTAAGACGCAAAAAATGATGGAACGCGGACAAATCGACGCGATCGATATTAGCACCGCCCAAAAGAACTATCAAAAAGCGATCGAAGGCGGATTGCTCAAAATCCTCTCGAAAATGGGCATTTCTCGCCTCTCCTCCTACCACGGCGCGCAAATTTTTGAAGCCTTGGGCTTGGGGCCAGAATTAGTGCAACAATGCTTCACCGGAACCACTTCGCGCATCGGGGGCATCACCCTCGCCGAACTCGCCAGCGAAATCGCCGTTTTCCACGATCGCGCTTTCCCCCAACCCAGCGGGCGCAAACTCGAAAACTTCGGCTTTATCAACTATAAACCGGGCGGCGAATATCACATGAACTCGCCGGAAATGGCAAAAGCCCTGCACAGCGCCGTCAAAGGCACAGAATACAGCCATTACGAAGTCTACAAACAATACCTGGGAGGGCGCACTCCTACTGCCCTGCGCGACTTACTGGATTTTAAACCCTCCGGTTCTTCCGTCCCCCTCGAAGAAGTCGAACCCGTCGAAGCAATCGTTAAACGCTTCTGCACCGGGGCGATGTCGTTAGGTTCCCTTTCTCGCGAAGCCCACGAAACCCTCGCCATTGCCATGAATCGCTTGGGCGGTAAATCCAACTCCGGCGAAGGCGGCGAAGATCCCGCGCGCTTTAAAACCATTCACGATGTCGATGAAAACGGAATCTCCCCCACCTTTCCCCACCTCAAAGGACTGAAAAATGGGGATACTGCCAGTTCTGCCGTCAAGCAAATTGCCTCGGGACGATTCGGCGTTACGCCCGAATATTTAATGAGTGGCAAACAACTCGAAATTAAGATGGCGCAAGGGGCAAAACCGGGCGAAGGCGGGCAATTGCCGGGGCGAAAAGTCAGTCCTTATATCGCCATGTTGCGCCGTTCTAAACCGGGAGTCGATTTAATTTCGCCGCCGCCGCACCACGATATTTATTCGATTGAAGATTTGGCGCAGTTAATTTTCGATCTGCATCAAATTAACCCGCAGGCGAAAGTTTCCGTCAAATTAGTCGCCGAAATTGGCATCGGAACCATTGCAGCGGGCGTAGCAAAAGCCAATGCAGACATCATTCAAATTTCCGGACACGATGGCGGTACGGGCGCTTCTCCTTTAAGCTCGATTAAACACGCTGGCGCGCCTTGGGAATTGGGCGTAACGGAAGTGCATCGCGTCTTGCTAGAAAATCAACTGCGCGATCGCGTTTTATTGCGTGCGGACGGCGGTTTTAAAACCGGCTGGGATGTTGTGATGGCGGCGCTGATGGGCGCGCAAGAATACGGTTTTGGCTCGGTGGCGATGATTGCAGAAGGCTGCATTATGGCTCGCATTTGTCATACCAATAATTGTCCGGTTGGCGTAGCAACGCAACAGGAAAAGTTGCGCGCTCGCTTCCCCGGTACGCCCGGTCATGTGGTCAATTTCTTCTACTTTGTTGCCGAAGAAGTGCGACATTTGTTAGCTCATTTAGGCTATCGCAGTTTGGAAGAAATTATCGGTCGCGTCGATTTATTACAGATGCGCGAGGATGTGGAATTAACGAAAACGAAGGGTATCGATTTAAACTGTTTGTTAAAGTTGCCGATTCCCGAAGACCGCAGTTGGTTAAATGCGAATGAAGTGCATAGTAACGGCCCGGTATTGGACGATGAGTTGTTAGCCGTGGCGGGAGTTAAGGACGCGATCGCGAACCAAGCTTCCTGTACACACAACTGCGCAATTGTCAACACCGATCGCTCCGTCGGCGCGCGCGTTTCCGGGGAAATCGCCAAACGTTACGGCAATAACGGTTTTGAAGGCGAAATCACCTTCAACTTTACCGGCTCGGCGGGTCAAAGTTTCGGCGCGTTTAACCTCTCCGGGATGACATTAAACTTGGTTGGCGAAGCGAACGATTATGTCGGCAAGGGAATGCACGGCGGCGTTATTGCCATCAAACCGCCAGCGGAAGCAACCTTCGATCCTTCTCAAAACGCCATTATCGGTAATACTTGCTTGTATGGAGCGACGGGCGGCGCGCTGTACGCCAACGGACGTGCAGGCGAGCGCTTCGGGGTGCGAAACTCCAAAGCGATCGCCGTCATTGAAGGGGCGGGCGATCATTGCTGCGAGTATATGACGGGCGGCGCGATCGCGGTACTCGGTACGACAGGGCGCAACGTCGGCGCGGGGATGACGGGCGGATTAGCCTACTTCCTCGATGAAGACGACAGTTTCCCCGCGAAAGTGAACCGCGAAATCGTCAAAATTCAGCGCGTTGTCTCTACCGCAGGCGAAGAACAACTGAAGGGATTCATTAGCGCCCATCACCAACATACCGGCAGTGCGAAAGCTAAGGCGATTTTAGACAACTGGGAAACGATGCTGCCTAAATTCTGGCAAGTCGTACCGCCTTCAGAAGCGGAAAGCCCCGAAGTCGCGGAAATCGCTGAAAAGACGCTGAGTTCCGTTTAGTTGTCGGGTAGGGGCGAATAGCCATTCGCCCCTATAACGGGTAATTTCCTCTCTAGGATTTCGCTTCCGTTTCCAACTTCTGACCGATGCGGGGTTCGGTTCCGGCGAGCAAGCGTTGAATATTGGTACGATGTCGGACGATAACGTAAATTCCGGCGAGGGCGGCGAAGAGACAGTAAGCGAGGGGTTGCCCGAACAGTACCATCAAGGCGCTAACCGCGATCGCGGCGATAATCGATCCGAGGGAGACAATGCGCGAAATCCCTAAAACCGCCAAAAATACCCCAAAAGCACTCAACGCGACTGCTGGATTCATCACTAGCAAAACTCCCAATCCCGAAGCCACCGATTTACCGCCGCTAAAGTTCAGCCAAATCGATTTACTATGACCGAGAACGGCAGCTAATCCTGCCATAATCACTAACCACGGCTGCCAGTCGGCGGGAAGCAATCCTGCGGGAGCGAAAGTATAGACCAGTTTAACTAAAGCGGGGGCGGCGGCTCCTTTAAGGACATCAATGACGAAAACCGCGATCGCAGCGGGTTTTCCTGCCGTTCTCAGTACGTTCGTCGCTCCCGTGGAACCCGAACCCTGTTCGCGAATATCCAATCCCGTCAGCGCTTTCACAATGAGATATCCCGTCGGAATCGAGCCTAAAAAATAGGCTGCGATCGCAAGCAGTATGCTAATCCCTAAATAACTCATCATGGGCATTCAAAATTTAAAATTCAAAATTACCAACCCTATGAATTAAAGAGGAGCGGATTATCCAGATTCGCTCGAGCCGCCCCTACTCCAAACAAGCCTAAAAACTATAACTCGACATCGAGTTCGGATCCGGAGCAAACGCTAACAGCAGTGGAAATTGCAGCAGCGATAAATCTAACTGCCCTTCAGCTTCATCAATCACCACTAAAGGTAATAATTTCTCCTCTGTAAATCGCTCCGCCTTCTGAACTAACGCTTCTGGGGACTCAAACAAAACGACACCGCGCGTCGGCCCGAAATCGCTGCGGGAAATCCCCAAACAATCTTGCAATCCCCTGCGCCATTCGCCCAAACGTTCGGGCGTATTCGATAAGACTAATACGCGCAGGCGATCGCCATACAAATTTCGCAACACCGACATCGCCGCCGATGCAATCAAAATATTCTGCAAGCGACTGCCCATCGTGCGAATTGCGCCCCGCCCGCCTTGGGAAATAAACCATTTTTGCACTCGTTCGGCGTGAATCGGTTCAAAGGTGCGGCGTAATTGCCAAGGCGGACCGTAGTAATCGGGACGAGCGCGATACCGCTCTAAAAGGGCGTTGATTTGCTGGCGCTGTTCTTGGAACCCTTGTTTGGCAAAGCGCGGGGCGGGTGCTTCCTCCGGCGGGCGGCGCGATTCTCGGCGCATTCTCGCTTCTTCGCGGGGTTCTGGACGCGCTTCAAATTTCGGCAATTCCAACTGTTCGGCAGCAGCGGTTAAGTCTTGCAAACTGCCCACGAGGTAATCTTTAAAGCCTTGCACCCGGATTGCCATATCTTGCGAAACTCCAGCAAAGCTGGTTCGCATTTCTTCGCGAATGCGATCGCGGCGGCGTTCTAGCTGCTCGACAGAACCTTGCAGCGATTTTTTGCGTTCCTCGAGGTCTTGCAAATTCTCTTGCGTCAGTCGGCTGAGGGCTGCCTGCAACTGAGCCATCTGCTGAGAAATCAAACTCGCTTTCTCTGTTTGGAGAGCTTGAATTTCTTTTTGTAAGCTTTGTTTTTGGCGCTTTAACTGGGTTATTTCTTCGTGCAGGCGATCGACCTCAGAATCATCGCTTTCGGGCGGTTTCCGGTCGATTTCAAGGCGATCGACCTTAGCATCATCGCTTTCGGGCGTTTCCCGGTCGATTTCAAGGCGATCGACCTCAGAATCATTATTCTCAGGCGGTTGTCGGTCGATTTCAACCGGGCTAACTTCAGCTTCTGGGGTTGAAAAAGAGACAACAATTGTCTCCTCGCGATCGCGAGTTTCGGTCGTTTCCCACAGATCTTCTTGAAGCTCTAAAGGTTTATCCGGTGCGATTTCGGGTGGCTCGACTGGCGTAATTCCAGCGTCTTGGAGCGGTTCGGAAATGTCTATTTCTTCTGTCCGGACTGCGGGGTATTCTACTGCTTGTTCAGTTTCCGAAGCCTCAATTTCAGGTATTTCTTCTGATGAGAATGCAACCCGTTCTTCAACGGAATTAACACGATCGGCTTGCGAATCTTCCGGAGTTGAAGATGTAATTTCTTCGACCTCTGAGGGTTGGGATTGTGCTGGAAATTCAACGCGCTCTTCAGTTTCAGCAAGATCGTCAGCTTGCGAATCTTCCGGAGTTGAAGATGTAATTTCTTCTGCCTCTGACGGTTGGGATTTCGCCACCCAATCCACCGATAATTCGCCGACTGGCGGCGGGGAAGAACTCTCTGAGTTTCCTGATGAAAAGGTCGAACCTCGATCGATCGCGCTTCCAGATACCGATGTAGATTTCGGCATTTTTAATTCCGGCAGCGGC
This window contains:
- a CDS encoding glutamate synthase-related protein, producing the protein MHNPQPATSALTPFLGQPWLVEERDACGVGFIATTDGTRNHQLLENSLRALTCMEHRGGCSADRDSGDGSGLMTAIPHALFQSWFAERNLTPPAPGQYGVAMVFLPQGDAETTEAKTHIEEVVKAENIEILGWRQVPVRPEVLGQQALDNLPHIEQLFVTAADLQGSELDRVLYIARSRVGKKLADDFYICSFSCRTIVYKGMVRAEVLGEFYLDLKNPAFESNFSIYHRRFSTNTMPKWPLAQPMRLLGHNGEINTLLGNVNWMAAREANLSIPGWTETEVEALTPIVNLNNSDSANLDSTMELLVRAGRSPLEAAMVLVPEAYRNQPDLENHPEVADFYEYHSSFQEPWDGPALLAFSDGKIVGAALDRNGLRPARYCILENNYVIVASEAGVVPIDEAKVLEKGRLGPGQTIAVNLETGELLKNWDIKQQIAAQKPYGQWLQQHRAALESQPYAQQPQWETPALLQQQTAFGYTAEDVDGIIVPMASQGKEPTFCMGDDIPLAVLSDKPRLLYDYFKQRFAQVTNPPIDPLRESLVMSLSMVLGARGNLLDGKPEDARLLKLKSPFLNEAQLESLKTHPQFKASELSTLYPIADGPEGLQSAIARLCSEAEAAVKSGSEILILSDRSGGSVSEDLTYIPPLLAVATVHHYLIRNGLRLKTALVLDTAQCWSTHHFACAVGYGASAVCPYLALEAVRHWQADAKTQKMMERGQIDAIDISTAQKNYQKAIEGGLLKILSKMGISRLSSYHGAQIFEALGLGPELVQQCFTGTTSRIGGITLAELASEIAVFHDRAFPQPSGRKLENFGFINYKPGGEYHMNSPEMAKALHSAVKGTEYSHYEVYKQYLGGRTPTALRDLLDFKPSGSSVPLEEVEPVEAIVKRFCTGAMSLGSLSREAHETLAIAMNRLGGKSNSGEGGEDPARFKTIHDVDENGISPTFPHLKGLKNGDTASSAVKQIASGRFGVTPEYLMSGKQLEIKMAQGAKPGEGGQLPGRKVSPYIAMLRRSKPGVDLISPPPHHDIYSIEDLAQLIFDLHQINPQAKVSVKLVAEIGIGTIAAGVAKANADIIQISGHDGGTGASPLSSIKHAGAPWELGVTEVHRVLLENQLRDRVLLRADGGFKTGWDVVMAALMGAQEYGFGSVAMIAEGCIMARICHTNNCPVGVATQQEKLRARFPGTPGHVVNFFYFVAEEVRHLLAHLGYRSLEEIIGRVDLLQMREDVELTKTKGIDLNCLLKLPIPEDRSWLNANEVHSNGPVLDDELLAVAGVKDAIANQASCTHNCAIVNTDRSVGARVSGEIAKRYGNNGFEGEITFNFTGSAGQSFGAFNLSGMTLNLVGEANDYVGKGMHGGVIAIKPPAEATFDPSQNAIIGNTCLYGATGGALYANGRAGERFGVRNSKAIAVIEGAGDHCCEYMTGGAIAVLGTTGRNVGAGMTGGLAYFLDEDDSFPAKVNREIVKIQRVVSTAGEEQLKGFISAHHQHTGSAKAKAILDNWETMLPKFWQVVPPSEAESPEVAEIAEKTLSSV
- a CDS encoding Uma2 family endonuclease — protein: MLKSETQKLPSSAELPCSDDTPVDNEEQNFIPNFLLFLLEYIWGERQDWFFGVDMAIYHTTGNNVRVPIIPDGFLALNVERCKGGEPRSSYVMWEENNVAPILALEIVSKTPGGEYSSKEALYAQLGVLYYVIYNPRQFGGESHQKLEVYKLINGRYHWQVQEPVWMPEIDLGIGRGVRNYGEYEREILYWFDEEGNRYASTEEELEIVRQRVESAEQQTEQERQRAESAEQRAESAEQQIEQLQRELERYRQQLGDLPDL
- a CDS encoding DUF3086 domain-containing protein; translated protein: MNPEDVKNRDRQFERDWTDEEESNWADEEDEDLETYNGYPETDADLPPLPELKMPKSTSVSGSAIDRGSTFSSGNSESSSPPPVGELSVDWVAKSQPSEAEEITSSTPEDSQADDLAETEERVEFPAQSQPSEVEEITSSTPEDSQADRVNSVEERVAFSSEEIPEIEASETEQAVEYPAVRTEEIDISEPLQDAGITPVEPPEIAPDKPLELQEDLWETTETRDREETIVVSFSTPEAEVSPVEIDRQPPENNDSEVDRLEIDRETPESDDAKVDRLEIDRKPPESDDSEVDRLHEEITQLKRQKQSLQKEIQALQTEKASLISQQMAQLQAALSRLTQENLQDLEERKKSLQGSVEQLERRRDRIREEMRTSFAGVSQDMAIRVQGFKDYLVGSLQDLTAAAEQLELPKFEARPEPREEARMRRESRRPPEEAPAPRFAKQGFQEQRQQINALLERYRARPDYYGPPWQLRRTFEPIHAERVQKWFISQGGRGAIRTMGSRLQNILIASAAMSVLRNLYGDRLRVLVLSNTPERLGEWRRGLQDCLGISRSDFGPTRGVVLFESPEALVQKAERFTEEKLLPLVVIDEAEGQLDLSLLQFPLLLAFAPDPNSMSSYSF
- the shc gene encoding squalene--hopene cyclase, which codes for MQIQDRTTSEPPSTAALENAIARSQDYLLSLQTPEGYWWADLESNVTITAEVVLLHKIWGTDTTRPLPKIETYLRREQREHGGWELYFGDGGELSTSVEAYMALRLLGVPASDPALLKAKQFILSKGGISKTRIFTKLHLALIGCYDWRGLPSIPAALMLLPDNFPFTIYEMSSWARGSTVPLIVVFDKKPVYIVEPGINLNELYAEGIQNVKYELPRHNDWTDAFVWLDDAFKFAESNNLMPLRQEGLKAAEKWVIERQEATGDWGGIIPAMLNSLLALRALHYDVSDPIVDRGLKAVDNFAVETEETYWIQPCVSPVWDTALAVRALVESGIERDRAELVRAGQWLLDKQILNYGDWSVKNKTGTPGGWAFEFENRFYPDVDDTAVVVMALDVLKMPNEPVKQAAMKRALHWILSMQCRSGGWAAFDIDNTQDWLNALPYSDLKATIDPPTADVTARVLEMSGRCNLSLGSQSLRDALLYLAGEQEADGSWFGRWGVNYIYGTSGALSALSLIAAESHQRAIERGAAWLVRCQNPDGGWGETCESYKNPFLKGKGDSTASQTAWALTGLMAAVETMESTNAATSTVGARDAISRGIAYLLETQQPDGSWDEVYFTGTGFPCHFYLKYHLYYQHFPLTALGRYRTMQSVGASLVLT
- the plsY gene encoding glycerol-3-phosphate 1-O-acyltransferase PlsY yields the protein MMSYLGISILLAIAAYFLGSIPTGYLIVKALTGLDIREQGSGSTGATNVLRTAGKPAAIAVFVIDVLKGAAAPALVKLVYTFAPAGLLPADWQPWLVIMAGLAAVLGHSKSIWLNFSGGKSVASGLGVLLVMNPAVALSAFGVFLAVLGISRIVSLGSIIAAIAVSALMVLFGQPLAYCLFAALAGIYVIVRHRTNIQRLLAGTEPRIGQKLETEAKS